Below is a window of Synergistaceae bacterium DNA.
AGGGCTGCCCGACATCTCAAGTCCAACGTCAAAGCCCTCTTTCATTCCGAGTTCCTTCATGACGTCTTTCAGATTTTCATTCTTAGCGTCGACAGTCCTGGTTGCGCCCATTTTCTTAGCGAGGTTCAGCCTGTACCCGTTAAGATCACTGATGACTATGTTGCGTGCTCCGACGTGCCTGCATATGGCTGTGGCCATCATACCTATTGGTCCGGCCCCTGTTATCAGGACATCCTCCCCTATGAGGTCAAACTGCAGCGCCGTGTGCGTCGCGTTTCCGAGGGGGTCGAAGCACGAGACTACATCGTCTGATATCTCAGGTGCACAGCGCCATACGTTTGTGGTCGGTATTGAAAGGTATTGGGCGAATGCGCCGTCACGGTTGACCCCGACGCCTATGGTGTTCGGACAGTAATGTCTGCGCCCTGCCAGGCAGTTGCGGCATGTTCCGCATACTATATGGCCTTCACCGGAGACACGTTCCCCGATTTTCCAGCCGCCGACGTGGCTTCCTAGCTGGACTATTTCTCCTACGAACTCATGGCCGATGGTCATAGGCGTCTTGATGGTCTTTTGCGACCATTCATTCCAGTTGTAGATGTGAAGGTCAGTGCCGCATATCGACGTTTTCTTTATCTTGATGAGTACGTCGTTTGGACCAACTTTCGGCATATCCACTTCGCGCATCCACAGCCCCACTGCCGGTTTTTCCTTGACGAGAGCTACCATTTTCTTTGACATGACAAGTCACTCCTCTGTTTAGTGTTGGTCTGTTTAACGACTGTATAACAATAGTATGGCGGTTATAAAAATCAGGGGATCAATGGACATGCCGCCGATGTGCAATCTCTTTACTGCTGCTTTGCAATCTCCTTACATCCGAACTTAGTAATAAGTGCTTCAAGGTATCTGGATTTCAGCTGCGCCCGTGCAAGAGAGCGAGGTACGCCAGGCATTTTCAGTATTGCTCCGAGGACGCCGGCCAGGAGCCTGTGGCTGAACAGTACTTTATTGTCAAAGATGAGCTCCTGCAGGACCCCGCGTTCGGTTGCCATGGCTACGACCCTGTGCACGGTATCCAGCGGCGTTATCATTCTGTTCGGTCTGGGTTCAAGGATCAGGGCCTTTGAAGGGCAGTGCTTGATGCAGACTCCGCAGCCGATGCACTTTTCAGGTGTCACATTCGCCTTTCTTGCGCCCTCTTCAGAGGTCATCTCTATTGCATCTACAGGGCATATTTTTGCACACTTGCCGCAGCCTATGCATGCTTCATGATCTGCGTGCGTTATAAAGTTTGAGCATATAGTCTGGGCTACCCCGAAGCGCTTTATTGCGAGCAGTGCCTCGCAGCAGCAGGAGCAGCAGTTGCAGATGAAGTTTACCTGCCTGCGGACGTTTTCGCCGAACTGCACGAGGTTGTGTTCATATGCCTGCTGCAGCAGATCTATGCATTCAGCTCTGTCCACCTGCCTTGCGTGTCCGTGCTTGATAAGCGTAGCCGCAGTCGTGTTGAACGTCATGCATATATCCATAGGTGCGTCGCAGGCAGTTCCCGCATGCAGCGCCTTGTGCCGGCAATAGCACATGCTTATCCCGATATGGGACGCAGTCTCTATGACGTTTGTAGCACGTTCATAGTCGAGTACGTGCAGGGTATATTCATCGGGAATCTGCGGTTCCTGCGGGAAAATGCGCCCCATCTGTATATCTCCGCTGCATACAAGATCCCGCATAAAATCTTCCTCAACTGTAATGTACTGGTAAAAAAGTTCGCTGAGTGTTTTCTGGTCGATATCTTCCCGGACGCGCATAAGAGAGAATTCAAAAAAGCCGGCCATCGGGGGCGGAAC
It encodes the following:
- a CDS encoding 4Fe-4S binding protein — encoded protein: MAHNHTHGSAYSRLTERLNRFPQGAPASKLLFDILKILMTEKEAGLMAQLPIKPFSMKQAAEIWKLSEAEAQKVLDELADRAILVDIEQNGEQIYAVPPPMAGFFEFSLMRVREDIDQKTLSELFYQYITVEEDFMRDLVCSGDIQMGRIFPQEPQIPDEYTLHVLDYERATNVIETASHIGISMCYCRHKALHAGTACDAPMDICMTFNTTAATLIKHGHARQVDRAECIDLLQQAYEHNLVQFGENVRRQVNFICNCCSCCCEALLAIKRFGVAQTICSNFITHADHEACIGCGKCAKICPVDAIEMTSEEGARKANVTPEKCIGCGVCIKHCPSKALILEPRPNRMITPLDTVHRVVAMATERGVLQELIFDNKVLFSHRLLAGVLGAILKMPGVPRSLARAQLKSRYLEALITKFGCKEIAKQQ
- the tdh gene encoding L-threonine 3-dehydrogenase, whose translation is MSKKMVALVKEKPAVGLWMREVDMPKVGPNDVLIKIKKTSICGTDLHIYNWNEWSQKTIKTPMTIGHEFVGEIVQLGSHVGGWKIGERVSGEGHIVCGTCRNCLAGRRHYCPNTIGVGVNRDGAFAQYLSIPTTNVWRCAPEISDDVVSCFDPLGNATHTALQFDLIGEDVLITGAGPIGMMATAICRHVGARNIVISDLNGYRLNLAKKMGATRTVDAKNENLKDVMKELGMKEGFDVGLEMSGSPHALSDMVDSMYNGGHIALLGLLEAGAVIDWDKVIFHGLTLKGVYGRQMYETWYKMTTMLQSGLDINQVITHRFDVRDFEEGFKVMNSGQSGKVILDWQNL